A genomic window from Prunus persica cultivar Lovell chromosome G2, Prunus_persica_NCBIv2, whole genome shotgun sequence includes:
- the LOC18784664 gene encoding bidirectional sugar transporter SWEET17, translating into MAINFVVIFGLLGNIMSGLVYVSPANVFVRILRRRSTEEFESVPYVSKLLNAYFWVYYGLIKPNSVLVATVNIFGAVVEIVFLTIFLLFAPPRMKARTAMLVVALNVAFPAAAILLTQFLLHGDQRIDAAGLLCSVFSMIAYASPLSAMKTVVALKSVEYMPFLLSFILFLNGGIWTLYAILAKDLFVGIPNGTGFLFGTAQLILYAIYWKPSKPPKQVSDDLEDQQHIREALIPASKPIIAE; encoded by the exons ATGGCAATAAATTTCGTTGTCATTTTTGGGTTGCTAG GTAACATTATGTCGGGATTAGTCTACGTCTCTCCTGC AAATGTGTTCGTGCGAATTCTGAGGCGTAGATCAACTGAGGAATTTGAGAGTGTTCCTTATGTTAGCAAGTTATTGAACGCCTATTTCTGGGTTTACTATGGACTTATTAAGCCAAATAGCGTGCTGGTGGCCACGGTCAATATTTTTGGTGCCGTTGTGGAGATCGTTTTTCTTACCATATTTCTACTTTTTGCACCACCAAGAATGAAG GCCAGGACTGCCATGCTTGTTGTAGCTCTTAATGTAGCCTTTCCAGCAGCAGCAATTTTGCTTACTCAGTTTCTGCTACATGGAGATCAGCGGATCGACGCAGCAGGACTTTTGTGTTCCGTCTTCAGCATGATTGCATATGCTTCCCCTCTTTCAGCCATG AAAACTGTGGTGGCACTAAAGAGTGTGGAATACAtgccttttcttctctcattCATCCTTTTCCTCAATGGAGGGATTTGGACACTCTATGCCATTCTTGCAAAAGACTTGTTTGTTGGA ATTCCAAATGGGACTGGATTTTTATTTGGTACTGCTCAGCTGATTCTCTATGCAATATACTGGAAACCATCTAAGCCGCCCAAGCAAGTATCTGATGATTTGGAGGATCAACAACACATCAGAGAAGCACTCATCCCAGCTTCAAAACCCATCATTGCAGAGTGA
- the LOC18786514 gene encoding probable serine/threonine-protein kinase PBL19, with translation MKCFYYFKDKTRGREQKSAPELKEQRKSDYSGAERVIQSSCSENSPRGIPELYEEKAHNLRVFTFQELRHATNDFSRLLKIGEGGFGNVYKGSIKPADAKGDPIVVAIKKLNNDGLQGHKQWVAEVQFLSVVEHPNLVKLIGYCAVDGERGIQRLLVYEYMPNRSLEDHLFNKAYPAIPWETRLQITLGAAEGLVYLHEGLEIQVIYRDLKCANVLLDENFKPKLSDFGLAREGPMVGHTHVSTAVVGTFGYAAPDYVETGHLTTKSDVWGFGVVLYEILTGRRSLERNRPRTEQRLLEWVKQFPHDGKKFGLIMDSRLENKYSISAARKIARLADSCLSKSAKDRPTMSQVVDTLKKIIQETEEGNTSERSPEPVENEQVDSVKKQSQLGASESWKRRMNHLAKLGEQVESASRRRFMIMQRAKVT, from the exons ATGAAGTGCTTCTACTACTTCAAGGACAAAACAAGGGGCAGGGAACAAAAATCAGCTCCAGAACTGAAAGAACAGAGGAAATCTGATTATTCAGGAGCTGAGAGGGTGATTCAGTCTTCCTGCTCAGAAAATTCACCGCGCGGTATACCCGAATTGTATGAAGAGAAGGCTCATAATTTGCGAGTATTTACTTTCCAAGAGCTCAGGCATGCGACAAACGATTTCAGCAGGCTGCTTAAGATTGGAGAAGGTGGATTTGGGAATGTTTATAAAGGTTCAATTAAGCCTGCTGATGCCAAGGGCGATCCAATCGTGGTCGCCATTAAAAAGCTTAACAATGATGGCTTACAG GGTCACAAACAATGGGTGGCAGAAGTTCAATTTCTCAGTGTTGTGGAGCACCCAAATCTTGTCAAACTAATAGGATACTGTGCTGTGGATGGAGAAAGAGGGATTCAACGACTACTAGTCTATGAATATATGCCAAACAGAAGTTTGGAAGACCATCTATTTAACAAGGCATACCCAGCTATTCCTTGGGAGACAAGATTGCAGATAACACTAGGAGCAGCTGAAGGATTAGTTTATCTTCATGAAGGATTGGAAATTCAG GTAATATATCGAGATCTTAAATGCGCGAATGTGTTACTGGATGAGAATTTTAAACCAAAGCTTTCTGACTTTGGGCTTGCAAGGGAGGGGCCAATGGTTGGTCATACTCATGTTTCAACTGCA GTAGTGGGGACATTCGGGTATGCTGCACCAGATTACGTTGAGACAGGCCATCTCACAACTAAGAGTGACGTATGGGGTTTCGGTGTGGTGCTGTATGAGATTCTTACAGGCAGACGGTCATTGGAGAGAAACCGTCCAAGAACAGAGCAGAGACTCTTAGAATGGGTGAAACAATTCCCTCATGATGGCAAAAAGTTTGGCTTGATAATGGATAGCCGGCTTGAAAACAAGTATTCGATCAGCGCAGCAAGAAAAATCGCTAGGTTGGCTGATAGTTGTCTGTCGAAGAGTGCAAAAGATCGGCCAACAATGAGTCAGGTAGTAGACACATTGAAGAAGATTATTCAAGAAACAGAAGAAGGAAATACATCTGAGAGAAGTCCTGAACCTGTTGAAAATGAGCAAGTTGACTCAGTAAAAAAGCAGAGCCAATTGGGGGCCTCGGAGTCATGGAAGAGACGAATGAATCACTTGGCCAAACTAGGTGAGCAAGTGGAGAGTGCTAGCAGAAGAAGATTCATGATCATGCAGAGGGCAAAGGTCACTTGA